A single window of Stomatohabitans albus DNA harbors:
- a CDS encoding DEAD/DEAH box helicase: MVSSDLVFIPATAGVVEARLYAIPESGLTRELPGTEPDHTNPVRVPLRGAYALAERFGIDKPTATTVAVVRPADGADHVDVQEVPALVFRIDDVLEPLLAQIHHPRASVRGWAHVAQLALIAAIRQEIVPALAMATPDSPVKAYWKIAADSVVHDALNALANAMPPVAVSAPVPGHQAVRTPLAVVSAFANAVVDTIVRRGAPAVSGRPRARILPWTMRWVEALSDPDDAQVPLRDEAAELVAGIAGWQSRIDADLALIIALDAPDSPTGVWPLTCLVRFPDGHEEPVHEVLTAEQAGEADVVLAQLSRASRLYPPLDELIEATSRSVVDLTLDQAWQLIVDIAPLLQGAGVTIRLPETLAEDAMAAEVHLNEQEDGSVEAVWEVSLAQHLLDETDIATIAEMDQPLVYAHGRWIRLDETSRQAIQSYGHRETMSRAEALSLALAGSAGEDWFSHGPAAQRVVMDDSLSAFIQKVRQAGDKPELEIAPEGFVGELRDYQARGLAWLRGMTDLGLGAVLADAMGLGKTVQLIALLVTRPGPFLVVCPTSVVGNWEREIKRFAPDLPVNRHHGPERSLDPDDLEGVVVTSYGTLRRDADLLSGITWDIVTLDEAQQIKNPATAAAKVVRSLRANTMLALTGTPMENRLAELWAVIDATNTGMLGTKTAFTRRFVKPVEGHHDLNAAARLRNLVAPFIMRRTKDDPEVARDLPDKIERTVACTLTSEQAKLYEQVTQQAMAELATADGMQRRGRILAMLTALKQVTNHPAQYLGEDGPLIGRSGKLQAAQEIIASATDAGEQLLVFTQFVTMGKLLSKQLSEDLDQPVPFLHGTLSLAQRDAMVEQFQSGGGAGVLIVSTRAGGTGLNLTAATHVIHYDRWWNPAVEDQATDRAHRIGQLRTVEVHKLVTNGTLEERIADMLERKRALADAVVAPGENWITELDLAALEELVRLGAEARIYDTPDRPAIGAGYDVGGRDD; the protein is encoded by the coding sequence GTATTGACAAACCGACCGCAACGACCGTTGCGGTTGTCCGCCCGGCTGACGGTGCCGACCACGTGGATGTGCAAGAAGTACCCGCATTGGTGTTTCGGATTGATGACGTGCTTGAGCCGCTATTAGCGCAAATCCATCACCCTCGTGCGAGTGTGCGTGGATGGGCACACGTGGCGCAGCTTGCATTGATTGCAGCCATACGACAAGAAATCGTGCCAGCACTTGCGATGGCAACACCGGACAGTCCTGTGAAAGCCTATTGGAAAATAGCGGCTGATAGTGTCGTTCACGACGCCCTCAATGCACTTGCCAATGCGATGCCCCCCGTGGCAGTCAGCGCGCCCGTGCCAGGTCACCAAGCGGTCCGTACACCACTTGCCGTCGTGAGCGCCTTTGCCAATGCTGTGGTGGACACGATTGTTCGACGGGGAGCTCCCGCGGTATCTGGTCGCCCGCGGGCAAGGATTTTGCCGTGGACGATGCGGTGGGTAGAAGCCCTCAGTGACCCTGATGACGCCCAGGTGCCCCTACGCGATGAAGCTGCGGAACTTGTGGCTGGAATAGCGGGATGGCAGTCGCGTATTGATGCTGACTTGGCTTTGATCATTGCCCTCGACGCTCCAGATTCCCCAACAGGGGTGTGGCCACTCACCTGTTTGGTGCGTTTTCCTGATGGGCATGAAGAACCGGTCCATGAGGTCCTAACGGCGGAACAAGCCGGTGAAGCCGATGTGGTTTTGGCTCAGTTGAGCCGTGCAAGTCGCTTGTACCCGCCACTGGATGAACTGATTGAGGCAACAAGCCGATCCGTTGTAGACCTCACCCTTGATCAGGCTTGGCAACTCATCGTCGATATCGCACCGCTCTTACAAGGTGCAGGCGTTACGATTCGGTTGCCTGAAACGCTGGCTGAAGATGCGATGGCCGCTGAAGTACATCTGAATGAACAAGAAGATGGCAGTGTTGAAGCGGTTTGGGAAGTCAGTTTGGCACAACACCTTCTTGACGAAACAGATATTGCGACAATCGCGGAGATGGATCAGCCACTGGTCTATGCCCATGGGCGATGGATCCGCCTTGATGAGACGTCGCGCCAAGCCATTCAATCCTATGGTCATCGTGAAACGATGAGCCGTGCCGAGGCCTTGTCACTCGCACTGGCCGGGAGTGCAGGAGAGGATTGGTTCTCCCATGGACCAGCCGCCCAGCGTGTGGTCATGGATGATTCGCTTAGCGCGTTTATTCAGAAGGTTCGCCAAGCCGGTGATAAACCAGAACTGGAGATAGCCCCAGAAGGGTTCGTGGGTGAGCTTCGTGACTATCAAGCACGTGGGTTAGCTTGGTTACGTGGCATGACGGACCTCGGGCTTGGTGCGGTATTAGCTGATGCCATGGGCTTGGGGAAAACCGTGCAGTTAATCGCGTTGTTGGTTACCCGTCCGGGACCCTTCCTCGTCGTGTGCCCAACGAGTGTGGTGGGTAACTGGGAACGTGAAATCAAACGGTTTGCCCCCGACCTTCCCGTGAATCGCCACCACGGTCCTGAACGGTCTCTTGACCCAGATGATTTAGAAGGGGTTGTCGTTACCTCCTATGGAACCTTGCGGCGAGACGCTGACCTTCTGAGTGGGATTACCTGGGATATTGTCACCTTAGATGAAGCCCAACAGATTAAAAACCCGGCCACCGCAGCGGCCAAAGTGGTGCGCTCCTTACGGGCAAATACCATGCTTGCATTGACCGGTACCCCGATGGAAAACCGGCTGGCTGAGTTATGGGCCGTCATTGATGCCACCAATACGGGCATGTTGGGCACTAAAACAGCGTTTACCCGACGATTTGTGAAACCGGTCGAAGGCCATCACGACTTGAATGCGGCGGCACGGTTGCGCAACCTTGTAGCCCCATTCATTATGCGGCGAACCAAAGATGACCCCGAAGTGGCCCGTGACTTACCGGACAAGATTGAACGAACGGTTGCGTGCACGCTGACAAGCGAACAAGCGAAACTGTACGAACAGGTCACACAGCAAGCGATGGCTGAGTTAGCCACGGCTGACGGGATGCAACGGCGTGGCCGTATCTTGGCCATGTTGACTGCCTTGAAACAGGTGACCAACCATCCTGCGCAGTACCTTGGCGAAGATGGCCCCCTCATTGGCCGTTCTGGCAAGCTCCAAGCCGCCCAAGAAATTATCGCATCAGCGACAGATGCCGGTGAACAGCTCCTTGTGTTTACCCAATTTGTGACGATGGGCAAGTTATTGAGTAAACAGCTCAGTGAGGACCTTGACCAGCCTGTTCCCTTCTTGCATGGCACGTTGAGTTTGGCCCAACGCGATGCGATGGTTGAACAGTTCCAGTCTGGTGGTGGCGCTGGTGTATTAATTGTGTCCACCCGTGCTGGTGGGACGGGGTTGAACCTGACGGCCGCCACCCATGTCATTCATTATGACCGGTGGTGGAATCCCGCCGTTGAGGACCAAGCCACTGACCGTGCCCACCGTATTGGGCAGCTACGAACGGTGGAAGTACACAAGCTTGTAACGAACGGCACATTAGAAGAACGAATTGCTGACATGCTTGAGCGGAAACGAGCTCTCGCAGATGCGGTTGTAGCACCGGGTGAGAACTGGATCACCGAATTAGATCTTGCTGCCCTTGAAGAACTGGTTCGTTTGGGGGCTGAGGCGCGTATTTATGACACGCCGGATCGTCCTGCAATCGGTGCGGGGTATGACGTTGGGGGCCGTGATGACTAG
- a CDS encoding phage holin family protein gives MADRPGNSRFAPFARLVGHRPEQGAKSAALNVYDEAKALVRAEIALAKAELTAIAQDKAIGAAAFIFAALVAFFGVHALLFFIGAVLALWLPVWAAAGIITLVLFVIALIAAFIGYRQMKIDADPANTRRQFERSTESAQRAVDSMKRNYRAGTREAAHTVSTSVQEAIPENVKNKVPEPIKKVPENVKRVVMSRMQRARTTQSAPPRRQLP, from the coding sequence ATGGCAGATCGACCAGGCAACAGCCGCTTCGCGCCATTTGCTCGGTTAGTGGGCCATCGCCCCGAACAGGGTGCTAAATCAGCGGCCCTCAATGTTTACGATGAGGCAAAAGCGCTCGTACGTGCTGAAATTGCGCTCGCCAAAGCCGAGCTCACCGCTATCGCACAAGACAAAGCGATCGGTGCCGCTGCATTTATCTTTGCGGCCCTCGTGGCCTTTTTTGGTGTCCACGCACTGCTCTTTTTCATTGGTGCGGTTCTCGCCTTGTGGCTTCCCGTTTGGGCGGCGGCGGGCATTATCACCCTCGTACTATTTGTCATTGCCTTGATAGCTGCATTCATTGGGTACCGTCAGATGAAGATTGACGCCGACCCAGCCAATACCAGGCGCCAATTCGAGCGTTCCACTGAATCGGCCCAACGTGCGGTTGATTCAATGAAACGCAACTATCGTGCTGGTACGAGAGAAGCAGCACACACCGTCTCAACGTCTGTGCAAGAAGCAATTCCTGAGAACGTGAAGAACAAAGTACCCGAACCGATCAAGAAAGTACCGGAGAACGTCAAGCGTGTCGTCATGTCACGGATGCAGCGTGCCCGTACTACCCAGTCCGCACCACCACGGCGGCAACTGCCCTAG
- a CDS encoding DUF4235 domain-containing protein, whose amino-acid sequence MTDFNRTPALAVGPKAKALQPYVQAVDDQRDRLIQSIAEFDKESRQEVLYRMERLAWNVFSGVAAGAAGIAASLLLKKLWGDAFNRGVPPEDPSDPNADWVDAVGWTVITGVGVGVATLVARRGAAKGWKKLTGSNPIPYQ is encoded by the coding sequence ATGACCGATTTTAATCGCACGCCAGCCCTCGCGGTTGGCCCGAAGGCAAAAGCGTTACAACCTTATGTGCAAGCGGTTGATGACCAACGCGACCGTCTGATACAGAGTATTGCTGAGTTTGATAAGGAATCCCGTCAAGAGGTGTTGTACCGCATGGAGCGTTTGGCTTGGAATGTGTTTTCTGGTGTAGCGGCTGGGGCTGCAGGTATTGCCGCGTCACTCCTGTTAAAAAAACTATGGGGTGATGCGTTTAACCGTGGGGTTCCACCAGAAGATCCTTCAGACCCTAACGCCGACTGGGTTGACGCAGTGGGTTGGACCGTGATTACCGGTGTCGGGGTTGGTGTGGCAACCCTTGTCGCCCGTCGTGGTGCAGCTAAAGGTTGGAAGAAGCTAACTGGATCAAACCCCATTCCATACCAATAA